DNA sequence from the Bradyrhizobium sp. CIAT3101 genome:
GTCATTCATCAACTCGCTGATGACGCCGACCGGCGGGAGCCCCGAGAGCTTGCAGAGATCGACCGCGGCCTCGGTGTGGCCGGAGCGCAGCAGCACGCCGCCGTCCTTGGCGATCAGCGGGAAGATGTGGCCCGGACGGGCAAAGTCGTTGGCGCCGACATTGGGATTGGACAGCGCACGGCAGCAGGACGCGCGCTCCTCGGCCGAAATGCCGGTGCCGCCGTCGGGCTTGTAGTCGATCGAGACCGTGAAGGCCGTGGTGTGGGCGGAATCGTTGTGGGCAACCATCGGATCAAGCCGCAGCCGCCGCGCGTCCTCGGTGGTGATCGGCGCGCAGACGATGCCGGAGGTGTGGCGGATGATGAAGGCCATCTTTTCCGCCGTGCAGAATGAGGCGGCGACGATCAGATCGCCCTCGCCCTCGCGATCGTCATCGTCGGTCACGACGACGAGTTCGCCCCGGGCAAAGGCTTGCAAAACTTCCTGAACGGTATCGGGCATGTCCCAATCTCTATTGGTTACGGGCCGGAGGCTCAGCGGACGCCTTAGCTGGACTTGGGCTCCAGCGCTAGTGTCCTGGACGCAACCGCACATGTCCGGAGGCAGACCAGGTGACAAGGCTTGCACCGAAGATACCAGGCATATAGGCGCGCCCGGCCCGGGCGGAAGGCAGCCTGGGGCGCGCCCTCAGGGCAGCACTTCGCGCCGCTCGCCGAGCCGGGCATCGAGCTCGGCGCGCTTGTCGGTCAGCAGGCCGGCCTGGGCGGCCTCGATCACGGTAAACAATTCATGGGCGTCGCTGAGCCGGGTCACGGTGACATAGCTGGCGCCGGCCGCGTAGAGCTCGCCGACGTCGGACAGCAGATCGGCGGTGGCGACGATCAGGGCGTTGGGGTTGAGGGTGCGGACGTGACGGACCAGCTTCTCGTTGCTGGCGCCCTTCAACAGCGCGTCTGGCACGCTGAGGATGATCATCTCGGACTTGCCGATCCCGGCATGGAGCAGCGTGTCCGCACTGCTGATGTCGCCATAGATCACGTGCAGGCCGCGCGAAAGCAGGGTCTGGTACACATGGGGGTTGAAGTCGATCACCGTGATCTGTTCCAGCAACACCGGTGTCTGCCGTTCGATCTCGGCCAGCAGCGCGCTCGCCGCACGGAAAAAGCCGAGGATGACGATGCGGCGCGCTTCGCCGTGGCCGCCTTCGTGGCCCTCCTCGGCATGGCCGCCGCCATGGTCGAGATCGCGCAGGCCGATCCGCTTGAGCGGGCCAATGGCCCAGCGGGTGATCTCGTCGCTGCGGGTCATGACGAAGGTCGACAGCACGGCCAGCACCACGAAGGCGAAGGACGCCGCATTGGCCGTTTCGGCTGCGATGTGATTGTCGGCGACGCCGGTCTGGATCACCACCAGCGAGAACTCGGAGATCTGCGCCAGATTGATCGCCGGCAGCAGGCTCGCGCGCAGACCCTGCTTCATCAGATAGAGCGGCGTGAAGGTGGTGACGAGGCGGCTCGCCACGGTGAACGCGGCAATCATCAGGGCCAGCCCGATCACCGAGAGGCCGGGCACGGGAATGGTCATGCCCAGCGCCACGAAGAACAGCGTGATGAAGAAGTCGCGGAGCGTGGTGACCTTGGCCGTGACGTCGAGCGCGTAAGGGAAGGTCGAGAGCGAGACGCCGGCGATCAGCGCGCCCATCTCCCGCGAGAGCGAGAGCTGCTCGGCCGTTTCGGCGACGAAAAAGCACCAGGCGAGAGCCCCGAGCAGGATCAGCTCGGGCCGGCGGGCGATCTGGTGGAACAGGCGCGGCAGCACATAGCGGCTCACCAGCAGCGCGGCCGCGACCAGCACCGCGACGCGGCCGATCGAGAGCAGGATGACGCCGACCTGCAGGTTCGCGAGGCTCGGCTGCACCGCCAGGAACAGGATGGCGAAGATGTCCTGAAGCACCAGCACGCCGAGCGTGATGCGGCCGGGCAAGGTGTCGAGCTCGCGCTTCTCGTAGAGCACCTTGACGATGATGACGGTCGAGGACAGCGCACAAGCGATGCAGAGATACAGCGCGTCGAAATGGCCGCCACCGAGCGAGAGCCCGATGCCGGCAAAGAACAGGATGCCGAGCAGGCAGCCGCCGATGAGCTGGCCGCCGGCCGCGAACAGGATCACCTTGCCCGCCCGCACGATCTTCTTCAGGTCGATCTCGAGCCCGATCATGAACAGCATGAAGATCAGGCCGAGCTCGGAGATGACGCTGATCGACTCCTGCGACTTGACCCAGCCGGCGCCGAATGGACCTATGCAGAAGCCGGCGATAAGGTACGCCAGGATCAGCGGTTGCCGGGAAAAATGGGCGAGCAGGCCCAGCATCCAGGCAAACAGGATACAGAGAGTGATGTCGCGAATGAGTTCGTGCATGCCAGACCGGTCCGTTTTGCCGCACCCTAGAGACCGAGTGCAGCGCGGCAAGCGAGCAATTCGTCACATGCTGACGGGGCTCGCCGTTGCAATGCTGCTATGCCCCCTTGCCATCGCCGGGCCGGCGGTCGCACAGCCCAAAGTGAACCTCGAACAGGCCTTCGCCGACTCGCTCGCGGCGATGCCGAAGGAGGAACTCGCGGTCTCCGGTGGTTTCTACGTGCCGGCCTATTCCAGCGTCGCGATGAGCCAGGGCAAGCTGCGGGTCGATTTCTCGGTGACACTGAGCGTCCACAACGCCTCCGAGACGCAAGCTCTGGTGGTCAAACGCATCGCCTATTTCGACACGGCCGGCAAGCAGGTCGAGAGCTATTTGAAGGCGCCGGTCGCGATAAAGCCGCTCGCGACCATCTCGATCTTCATTCCGACCGACGACGTGCGCGGCGGGACCGGGGCCAATTTCATCGTCGACTGGGCCGCAGCGAGCGAGATCGCCGAGCCGGTGGTCGAAGCCCTGATGGTTGGCGGCGTCGCCAATGCGCACTACGCTTTCATCAGCCAGGGCCGTCCGACCAGGACGGCTGGGAAAAAATAAGGCCGTCCGACCAGGACGGCGGGCAAGAAGTAAGCAGGCGAACGCTGTCGCGACCGCGAATTGAAAAAGACGAAAACAACCCCATGCGCAGTAGAAAATCCGGAACAGCAATGACCTGACAGTCCACCGACGCAGATGCGGATTTTACGAATTTGGTTTGACGCGTCGGGCAAAACACTGGCATGATGGCATCATCAAAACCACAGCGCCCGGTCGGCACCAGGCCGGTCGCTCAATAAAAACAACGAGGAACGCTCCCATGACGTCCAGCTTCGATTTCGCGCCCCTGTTTCCCGCAGGGCTGCCGGCCCCTTCTGCGCGCTGGACGGGCCTTGCCAAATACAGCTTTGTCGGCGGCAATAACGATTCCGAGCAGCTGCCGCTCGACGGGCTGATCGAGGCCGCCAACCAGGCCCTGCAACGCGAGGGCCGCTCGCTTGCGACTTACGGGCTGGCGCATGGTCCACAAGGTTACCTGCCCCTGCGCGAATTCCTGGTGACAAAGCTGAAGCGCGACGGCGGCATCAGCTGCACGGTCGACGATCTCATGATCGTCTCCGGCTCGCTCCAGGCGCTCGACCTCGTCAACAACACGCTGCTGGCGCGCGGCGACACCGTGCTGGTCGAGCAGGAGACGTATCAGGGCGCGCTGCAGCGGCTGACGCGGCTGGGCGTCAACGTCGTCGGCATTCCCCTCGACGACGACGGCATGCGTATGGACGCGCTGGCCGCGACGCTCGCCGATCTGAAGGGCCGCGGCATCCGGCCGAAATACATCTACACCATCCCGACCGTGCAGAATCCGACCGGGAGCATCATGCCGGAGACGCGCCGCGCCGAATTGCTGAAGCTATCGGCCGAATACGGCGTGCCCATCTTCGAGGACGATTGCTATGCCGACCTGGTGTGGTCGGGGCAACGGCCGCCTGCGATTTACGCGATGAGCAAAAATGGCGGCGTGATCCATATCGGCTCGTTCTCGAAGTCGATCGCGCCGGCGCTGCGCGTCGGTTTCATCGTCGCGCCCTGGGAT
Encoded proteins:
- a CDS encoding cation:proton antiporter, which produces MHELIRDITLCILFAWMLGLLAHFSRQPLILAYLIAGFCIGPFGAGWVKSQESISVISELGLIFMLFMIGLEIDLKKIVRAGKVILFAAGGQLIGGCLLGILFFAGIGLSLGGGHFDALYLCIACALSSTVIIVKVLYEKRELDTLPGRITLGVLVLQDIFAILFLAVQPSLANLQVGVILLSIGRVAVLVAAALLVSRYVLPRLFHQIARRPELILLGALAWCFFVAETAEQLSLSREMGALIAGVSLSTFPYALDVTAKVTTLRDFFITLFFVALGMTIPVPGLSVIGLALMIAAFTVASRLVTTFTPLYLMKQGLRASLLPAINLAQISEFSLVVIQTGVADNHIAAETANAASFAFVVLAVLSTFVMTRSDEITRWAIGPLKRIGLRDLDHGGGHAEEGHEGGHGEARRIVILGFFRAASALLAEIERQTPVLLEQITVIDFNPHVYQTLLSRGLHVIYGDISSADTLLHAGIGKSEMIILSVPDALLKGASNEKLVRHVRTLNPNALIVATADLLSDVGELYAAGASYVTVTRLSDAHELFTVIEAAQAGLLTDKRAELDARLGERREVLP
- a CDS encoding DUF3124 domain-containing protein gives rise to the protein MLTGLAVAMLLCPLAIAGPAVAQPKVNLEQAFADSLAAMPKEELAVSGGFYVPAYSSVAMSQGKLRVDFSVTLSVHNASETQALVVKRIAYFDTAGKQVESYLKAPVAIKPLATISIFIPTDDVRGGTGANFIVDWAAASEIAEPVVEALMVGGVANAHYAFISQGRPTRTAGKK
- a CDS encoding PLP-dependent aminotransferase family protein; protein product: MTSSFDFAPLFPAGLPAPSARWTGLAKYSFVGGNNDSEQLPLDGLIEAANQALQREGRSLATYGLAHGPQGYLPLREFLVTKLKRDGGISCTVDDLMIVSGSLQALDLVNNTLLARGDTVLVEQETYQGALQRLTRLGVNVVGIPLDDDGMRMDALAATLADLKGRGIRPKYIYTIPTVQNPTGSIMPETRRAELLKLSAEYGVPIFEDDCYADLVWSGQRPPAIYAMSKNGGVIHIGSFSKSIAPALRVGFIVAPWDVMSRMLALKTDAGSGALEQMVLATYCKPHFASHVPALTKTLRTKLDTLMEALNEQFGTAAEFEAPKGGIFLWVKLPDQVDTLKLYQAALAAGVAINPGPEWSTNKGHSGSRLRLCFGSPSHQQIREGVAVLAEVCRKEFGVPARSANVEKRA